From one Coffea eugenioides isolate CCC68of chromosome 11, Ceug_1.0, whole genome shotgun sequence genomic stretch:
- the LOC113751175 gene encoding zinc finger MYND domain-containing protein 15 isoform X3 codes for MECAGKGSRSPCSGPPTRRCGRCQAVAYCSISHQVAHRSVHKVECERLEQQMKRADILNDFPFSFTREATVQQVRERCETRCSFLMKRGVHCSGMWMYECRCGALTNSQCSTRPIEGWSLSGSLCPCKGPPSPIPKQITCWKDYYEWRCLPLYSPVPLLLHWPLTLYWANHVVMSRSLDDRVGEKFCIHYLGVRIDFVGPAIPQERDGERIDICSYAQCTDRDCECKSDIHFVKPLSDRSCSVTLQLHAGCYHDVYTELMKDSFPDLIIAPNAGIAAYKSWLPTIELIKEIKVPAVFSDFCEEASLLATRCISSITGSPPSIPIQLNPFRQPLAIEDSALLLPCYSNCFLFGI; via the exons ATGGAGTGCGCCGGAAAAGGAAGTCGCAGCCCGTGCTCGGGCCCTCCTACTAGGCGGTGTGGCCGCTGCCAAGCCGTTGCCTATTGCTCCATCTCTCACCAG GTTGCACACCGGAGTGTCCATAAAGTAGAGTGTGAAAGGTTAGAACAGCAAATGAAGCGTGCTgatattttgaatgattttccttTCAGTTTTACTCGAGAAGCAACTGTTCAG CAGGTACGCGAAAGATGTGAAACTCGATGCTCTTTCTTGATGAAACGTGGAGTTCATTGTTCGGGAATGTGGATGTATGAATGTAGATGCGGGGCGTTAACTAATTCTCAATGTTCCACAAG ACCAATTGAAGGTTGGAGTCTTTCAGGCTCATTATGTCCTTGTAAAG GGCCGCCATCCCCTATACCGAAACAAATTACTTGTTGGAAGGACTACTATGAATGGAGGTGCCTCCCGCTTTATTCTCCTGTTCCTTTGCTTCTTCATTGG CCGCTGACATTATATTGGGCTAATCATGTTGTAATGTCAAGAAGCTTGGATGATAGAGTTGGCGAGAAGTTTTGTATACATTACCTAG GAGTGCGTATAGACTTTGTTGGGCCTGCAATTCCACAAGAAAG GGATGGTGAGAGAATTGACATCTGCAGTTATGCTCAATGCACAGATAGAGACTGTGAATGCAAATCAGATATCCACTTTGTTAAGCCATTGTCGGATAGATCTTGTTCAGTCACGTTACAGCTTCATGCTGGTTGTTACCATGACGTTTACACAGAATTGATGAAG GATTCTTTTCCTGATTTGATTATAGCGCCAAATGCTGGTATCGCTGCTTACAAGAGCTGGTTGCCAACTATT GAACTGATAAAGGAGATCAAAGTCCCAGCAGTTTTCTCTGATTTCTGTGAAGAAGCTTCACTTTTGGCAACTCGTTGCATCAGCAGCATAACTGGCTCACCTCCCAGCATTCCT ATCCAGTTAAATCCCTTCAGGCAACCTCTTGCAATTGAAGACAGTGCTCTATTACTTCCATGCTATTCAAATTGCTTTCTTTTTGGTATATGA
- the LOC113751175 gene encoding zinc finger MYND domain-containing protein 15 isoform X1 produces MECAGKGSRSPCSGPPTRRCGRCQAVAYCSISHQVAHRSVHKVECERLEQQMKRADILNDFPFSFTREATVQQVRERCETRCSFLMKRGVHCSGMWMYECRCGALTNSQCSTRPIEGWSLSGSLCPCKGPPSPIPKQITCWKDYYEWRCLPLYSPVPLLLHWPLTLYWANHVVMSRSLDDRVGEKFCIHYLGPEKELHQLGAFGELIALFPGAGVRIDFVGPAIPQERDGERIDICSYAQCTDRDCECKSDIHFVKPLSDRSCSVTLQLHAGCYHDVYTELMKDSFPDLIIAPNAGIAAYKSWLPTIELIKEIKVPAVFSDFCEEASLLATRCISSITGSPPSIPIQLNPFRQPLAIEDSALLLPCYSNCFLFGI; encoded by the exons ATGGAGTGCGCCGGAAAAGGAAGTCGCAGCCCGTGCTCGGGCCCTCCTACTAGGCGGTGTGGCCGCTGCCAAGCCGTTGCCTATTGCTCCATCTCTCACCAG GTTGCACACCGGAGTGTCCATAAAGTAGAGTGTGAAAGGTTAGAACAGCAAATGAAGCGTGCTgatattttgaatgattttccttTCAGTTTTACTCGAGAAGCAACTGTTCAG CAGGTACGCGAAAGATGTGAAACTCGATGCTCTTTCTTGATGAAACGTGGAGTTCATTGTTCGGGAATGTGGATGTATGAATGTAGATGCGGGGCGTTAACTAATTCTCAATGTTCCACAAG ACCAATTGAAGGTTGGAGTCTTTCAGGCTCATTATGTCCTTGTAAAG GGCCGCCATCCCCTATACCGAAACAAATTACTTGTTGGAAGGACTACTATGAATGGAGGTGCCTCCCGCTTTATTCTCCTGTTCCTTTGCTTCTTCATTGG CCGCTGACATTATATTGGGCTAATCATGTTGTAATGTCAAGAAGCTTGGATGATAGAGTTGGCGAGAAGTTTTGTATACATTACCTAG GGCCAGAGAAAGAGCTACATCAACTTGGGGCCTTTGGTGAACTAATTGCTCTTTTCCCTGGAGCAGGAGTGCGTATAGACTTTGTTGGGCCTGCAATTCCACAAGAAAG GGATGGTGAGAGAATTGACATCTGCAGTTATGCTCAATGCACAGATAGAGACTGTGAATGCAAATCAGATATCCACTTTGTTAAGCCATTGTCGGATAGATCTTGTTCAGTCACGTTACAGCTTCATGCTGGTTGTTACCATGACGTTTACACAGAATTGATGAAG GATTCTTTTCCTGATTTGATTATAGCGCCAAATGCTGGTATCGCTGCTTACAAGAGCTGGTTGCCAACTATT GAACTGATAAAGGAGATCAAAGTCCCAGCAGTTTTCTCTGATTTCTGTGAAGAAGCTTCACTTTTGGCAACTCGTTGCATCAGCAGCATAACTGGCTCACCTCCCAGCATTCCT ATCCAGTTAAATCCCTTCAGGCAACCTCTTGCAATTGAAGACAGTGCTCTATTACTTCCATGCTATTCAAATTGCTTTCTTTTTGGTATATGA
- the LOC113751175 gene encoding zinc finger MYND domain-containing protein 15 isoform X2, which produces MECAGKGSRSPCSGPPTRRCGRCQAVAYCSISHQVAHRSVHKVECERLEQQMKRADILNDFPFSFTREATVQVRERCETRCSFLMKRGVHCSGMWMYECRCGALTNSQCSTRPIEGWSLSGSLCPCKGPPSPIPKQITCWKDYYEWRCLPLYSPVPLLLHWPLTLYWANHVVMSRSLDDRVGEKFCIHYLGPEKELHQLGAFGELIALFPGAGVRIDFVGPAIPQERDGERIDICSYAQCTDRDCECKSDIHFVKPLSDRSCSVTLQLHAGCYHDVYTELMKDSFPDLIIAPNAGIAAYKSWLPTIELIKEIKVPAVFSDFCEEASLLATRCISSITGSPPSIPIQLNPFRQPLAIEDSALLLPCYSNCFLFGI; this is translated from the exons ATGGAGTGCGCCGGAAAAGGAAGTCGCAGCCCGTGCTCGGGCCCTCCTACTAGGCGGTGTGGCCGCTGCCAAGCCGTTGCCTATTGCTCCATCTCTCACCAG GTTGCACACCGGAGTGTCCATAAAGTAGAGTGTGAAAGGTTAGAACAGCAAATGAAGCGTGCTgatattttgaatgattttccttTCAGTTTTACTCGAGAAGCAACTGTTCAG GTACGCGAAAGATGTGAAACTCGATGCTCTTTCTTGATGAAACGTGGAGTTCATTGTTCGGGAATGTGGATGTATGAATGTAGATGCGGGGCGTTAACTAATTCTCAATGTTCCACAAG ACCAATTGAAGGTTGGAGTCTTTCAGGCTCATTATGTCCTTGTAAAG GGCCGCCATCCCCTATACCGAAACAAATTACTTGTTGGAAGGACTACTATGAATGGAGGTGCCTCCCGCTTTATTCTCCTGTTCCTTTGCTTCTTCATTGG CCGCTGACATTATATTGGGCTAATCATGTTGTAATGTCAAGAAGCTTGGATGATAGAGTTGGCGAGAAGTTTTGTATACATTACCTAG GGCCAGAGAAAGAGCTACATCAACTTGGGGCCTTTGGTGAACTAATTGCTCTTTTCCCTGGAGCAGGAGTGCGTATAGACTTTGTTGGGCCTGCAATTCCACAAGAAAG GGATGGTGAGAGAATTGACATCTGCAGTTATGCTCAATGCACAGATAGAGACTGTGAATGCAAATCAGATATCCACTTTGTTAAGCCATTGTCGGATAGATCTTGTTCAGTCACGTTACAGCTTCATGCTGGTTGTTACCATGACGTTTACACAGAATTGATGAAG GATTCTTTTCCTGATTTGATTATAGCGCCAAATGCTGGTATCGCTGCTTACAAGAGCTGGTTGCCAACTATT GAACTGATAAAGGAGATCAAAGTCCCAGCAGTTTTCTCTGATTTCTGTGAAGAAGCTTCACTTTTGGCAACTCGTTGCATCAGCAGCATAACTGGCTCACCTCCCAGCATTCCT ATCCAGTTAAATCCCTTCAGGCAACCTCTTGCAATTGAAGACAGTGCTCTATTACTTCCATGCTATTCAAATTGCTTTCTTTTTGGTATATGA
- the LOC113751175 gene encoding zinc finger MYND domain-containing protein 15 isoform X4 — MKRADILNDFPFSFTREATVQQVRERCETRCSFLMKRGVHCSGMWMYECRCGALTNSQCSTRPIEGWSLSGSLCPCKGPPSPIPKQITCWKDYYEWRCLPLYSPVPLLLHWPLTLYWANHVVMSRSLDDRVGEKFCIHYLGPEKELHQLGAFGELIALFPGAGVRIDFVGPAIPQERDGERIDICSYAQCTDRDCECKSDIHFVKPLSDRSCSVTLQLHAGCYHDVYTELMKDSFPDLIIAPNAGIAAYKSWLPTIELIKEIKVPAVFSDFCEEASLLATRCISSITGSPPSIPIQLNPFRQPLAIEDSALLLPCYSNCFLFGI, encoded by the exons ATGAAGCGTGCTgatattttgaatgattttccttTCAGTTTTACTCGAGAAGCAACTGTTCAG CAGGTACGCGAAAGATGTGAAACTCGATGCTCTTTCTTGATGAAACGTGGAGTTCATTGTTCGGGAATGTGGATGTATGAATGTAGATGCGGGGCGTTAACTAATTCTCAATGTTCCACAAG ACCAATTGAAGGTTGGAGTCTTTCAGGCTCATTATGTCCTTGTAAAG GGCCGCCATCCCCTATACCGAAACAAATTACTTGTTGGAAGGACTACTATGAATGGAGGTGCCTCCCGCTTTATTCTCCTGTTCCTTTGCTTCTTCATTGG CCGCTGACATTATATTGGGCTAATCATGTTGTAATGTCAAGAAGCTTGGATGATAGAGTTGGCGAGAAGTTTTGTATACATTACCTAG GGCCAGAGAAAGAGCTACATCAACTTGGGGCCTTTGGTGAACTAATTGCTCTTTTCCCTGGAGCAGGAGTGCGTATAGACTTTGTTGGGCCTGCAATTCCACAAGAAAG GGATGGTGAGAGAATTGACATCTGCAGTTATGCTCAATGCACAGATAGAGACTGTGAATGCAAATCAGATATCCACTTTGTTAAGCCATTGTCGGATAGATCTTGTTCAGTCACGTTACAGCTTCATGCTGGTTGTTACCATGACGTTTACACAGAATTGATGAAG GATTCTTTTCCTGATTTGATTATAGCGCCAAATGCTGGTATCGCTGCTTACAAGAGCTGGTTGCCAACTATT GAACTGATAAAGGAGATCAAAGTCCCAGCAGTTTTCTCTGATTTCTGTGAAGAAGCTTCACTTTTGGCAACTCGTTGCATCAGCAGCATAACTGGCTCACCTCCCAGCATTCCT ATCCAGTTAAATCCCTTCAGGCAACCTCTTGCAATTGAAGACAGTGCTCTATTACTTCCATGCTATTCAAATTGCTTTCTTTTTGGTATATGA